The candidate division WOR-1 bacterium RIFOXYB2_FULL_36_35 genome contains a region encoding:
- a CDS encoding DUF4325 domain-containing protein: MKIEIKKFGKILVSRPDGREAFSAAKAYIFPKEMKEITLDFDGVDVLSPSWADEFISGIKSNFKGIKINFINTDNQSVKATLDMLLSLGN, from the coding sequence GTGAAAATAGAGATAAAAAAATTCGGAAAGATATTAGTGTCAAGGCCTGATGGGAGAGAAGCTTTTTCTGCGGCAAAAGCATATATTTTTCCAAAAGAGATGAAAGAAATTACATTAGATTTTGATGGAGTAGATGTTTTATCTCCTTCTTGGGCAGACGAATTCATTTCTGGCATAAAAAGCAACTTTAAGGGCATAAAAATTAATTTTATAAACACAGACAATCAATCAGTAAAAGCCACTTTGGATATGCTTTTGTCTTTAGGCAATTAA
- a CDS encoding glycine--tRNA ligase subunit beta produces MIQNNLLLEIGCEEIPARFMDKLVLNFKKNAGEKLLTNRLSFKSLQAYGTPRRLVLFVEDLPKKQQDIVEEIKGPPKNIAYDQNGKFTNAANGFASKFGVSENNLFVKDNYLFAKVEKKGLPTDKVLTSLLPEIITSLYMPISMRWGDGDFKFIRPIHWIVALFGSKIIKFELAGIKSSNKTRGHRFLYKQKKLVIEKADISYYKSKLLKASVIVDQDERREKIRTLVKSKNNMALDYDDLLNEITYLIESPYVFECSFDKRFLSLPRKVLEAVMIKHQRYFPVVDVKNKIASDFIIVTNGCNAENVKDGNKRVITARLSDAKFFFDEDRKVPLKSRISGLRRVQFLAGLGDMEQKTERLRKLSHFIGKELKVDDKSLALIDRTAFLCKADLLTQMVFEFPELQGVMGKEYAMISGEEALVSLGIYEHYLPRFSEEGLPETVTGRVVSLADKIDTVCGCFGIGKIPSGSADPYGLRRAVNGIIRIIATNQTEILLDLVFDQSLKLYSSILKEVDFEKVYKKILEFIGVRLRGMLLELKYSQEVIDASFANLENISFVYRIATALDVYKREIWFSGIVATHDRVFRIASGAERSQIMEHDLVEEEEKNLYKLYLEVNWKVEDLLNKKADKKALIELSKLTLPVETFFEKILVMHEDERIKTNRLALLKSINNLFFKVADFRKMVLA; encoded by the coding sequence ATGATACAAAATAATTTACTTTTAGAAATCGGTTGTGAAGAGATTCCTGCCCGGTTTATGGATAAATTGGTTTTAAATTTCAAAAAAAATGCGGGTGAAAAATTACTAACTAACAGGCTATCGTTTAAATCTCTGCAAGCATATGGAACTCCACGTCGTCTGGTTTTGTTTGTAGAGGATTTACCCAAAAAACAGCAGGATATAGTAGAAGAGATTAAAGGCCCTCCAAAAAACATAGCTTATGATCAGAATGGAAAATTTACAAATGCGGCAAACGGGTTTGCCTCCAAATTCGGAGTTTCTGAAAACAATCTTTTTGTAAAAGATAATTATCTCTTTGCGAAAGTTGAGAAAAAAGGATTGCCTACCGATAAGGTTTTGACTTCTCTGTTGCCTGAAATAATTACTTCTCTTTATATGCCGATAAGCATGAGATGGGGAGATGGAGACTTTAAGTTTATAAGACCGATACATTGGATTGTGGCTCTTTTCGGATCCAAAATTATCAAATTCGAACTGGCAGGGATTAAATCATCCAATAAAACAAGAGGACATAGGTTTTTATATAAACAGAAAAAACTTGTTATTGAAAAGGCGGATATTTCTTACTATAAATCTAAGCTTTTAAAAGCATCGGTTATAGTTGATCAGGATGAAAGAAGAGAAAAAATAAGAACTTTGGTCAAAAGTAAGAATAATATGGCTTTGGATTATGATGATCTTTTAAATGAGATTACGTATCTTATTGAATCTCCTTATGTATTTGAATGCTCTTTTGACAAGAGGTTTTTATCTTTGCCTCGTAAAGTTTTGGAAGCTGTCATGATAAAACATCAGCGGTATTTTCCTGTTGTTGATGTAAAAAATAAGATAGCTTCTGATTTTATAATAGTTACAAACGGTTGTAACGCGGAAAATGTGAAGGATGGCAATAAACGTGTTATAACTGCTCGCCTTTCTGATGCGAAATTCTTTTTTGATGAGGATAGAAAGGTACCCTTAAAATCAAGGATTAGCGGTTTAAGGCGTGTCCAGTTTTTGGCGGGATTGGGGGATATGGAACAAAAGACGGAGAGGCTGCGCAAGCTTTCTCATTTTATAGGGAAAGAATTAAAAGTTGACGATAAATCGTTAGCATTGATAGATAGGACTGCTTTCCTTTGTAAGGCCGATCTTTTAACGCAGATGGTATTTGAATTCCCTGAGCTTCAGGGTGTTATGGGGAAAGAATATGCGATGATTTCGGGAGAAGAAGCACTTGTCTCTTTGGGGATATATGAGCACTATCTTCCGCGTTTCTCGGAAGAGGGGCTTCCTGAAACAGTTACGGGAAGGGTTGTTTCTTTGGCGGACAAGATAGATACGGTATGCGGCTGTTTTGGAATTGGTAAAATTCCTTCAGGGTCGGCGGATCCTTATGGTTTGCGCCGGGCTGTAAACGGAATAATAAGAATAATAGCAACCAATCAGACCGAAATACTTCTTGATCTGGTTTTTGATCAGTCCTTGAAATTGTATAGCTCAATTTTAAAAGAGGTTGATTTTGAAAAGGTTTATAAGAAGATTTTGGAATTTATTGGGGTTCGTTTAAGAGGGATGCTTCTCGAATTAAAATATAGCCAGGAAGTGATAGATGCCTCTTTTGCAAATCTGGAAAACATCTCTTTTGTCTATCGCATCGCGACAGCTTTAGATGTTTATAAAAGAGAGATCTGGTTTTCCGGAATTGTCGCGACGCATGATAGGGTTTTTAGAATTGCTTCAGGAGCAGAAAGATCACAGATAATGGAACATGACCTGGTAGAAGAAGAAGAGAAGAATCTTTATAAATTATATTTAGAGGTTAACTGGAAGGTCGAAGATCTTTTAAACAAAAAGGCGGATAAAAAGGCTCTTATTGAGTTATCAAAACTTACCCTTCCTGTTGAGACCTTTTTTGAAAAGATTCTGGTTATGCATGAAGATGAACGGATAAAGACCAATCGGTTAGCTTTGCTTAAGTCTATAAACAATCTCTTTTTTAAAGTAGCGGATTTTAGAAAGATGGTCTTAGCCTAA